In a single window of the Nicotiana tomentosiformis chromosome 8, ASM39032v3, whole genome shotgun sequence genome:
- the LOC104098425 gene encoding uncharacterized protein, which translates to MASFSGILQRPIVAASAVAITSVSTDLHEKFWPSKSIENSSSEALQEKKTSWVSQISVSKLANLSFVPRIRIPVPNISVPSPSISSGFVSNLSCSAIGISSVLVNFYQSASLAKSANPSTYTYTVPSSPSEVLYRWHLPEPNVVDISGNYDCSSVKSRTVVVLLGWLGAKQKHLKRYAEWYASAGYHVITFTFPMSEILSYQVGGKAEQDIELLVNHLVDWLEEEHGKNLVFHTFSNTGWLTYGVILEKFQKKDPVLMTRIKGCIVDSAPVAAPDPEVWASGFSAAFLKKNSVATKHIMTINNKDADVTIETKTSSDATPAVTEAALLVVLEKFFEVVLNLPAVNRRLSDVLDLLTSQQPSCPQLYIYSSADRVIPAISVESFVEEQRRIGRNVRACNFISTPHVDHFRNDPELYTLQLTQFLEDSVLSSCKQSS; encoded by the exons ATGGCTTCGTTTTCTGGAATCCTCCAAAGACCGATAGTTGCAGCATCTGCGGTCGCTATAACTTCTGTATCTACTGATCTTCATGAAAAATTTTGGCCCTCAAAATCAATAGAGAATTCTTCTTCTGAAGCATtgcaagaaaagaaaacatcatggGTGTCTCAGATATCCGTATCTAAGCTTGCCAATTTGTCCTTTGTCCCCAGAATACGCATTCCTGTGCCTAACATAAGTGTTCCAAGTCCCAGCATCAGTTCTGGTTTTGTTTCAAATCTTTCGTGTTCTGCCATAGGCATTTCTTCCGTGTTGGTCAATTTTTATCAATCAGCATCATTGGCTAAGTCGGCAAATCCATCAACATATACTTATACAGTTCCTTCTTCGCCTTCAGAGGTGTTGTATAGATGGCATTTACCAGAGCCAAATGTCGTTGATATATCAGGGAATTATGATTGTTCATCAGTAAAGTCTAGGACTGTGGTAGTACTGTTGGGATGGTTAGGTGCAAAACAGAAGCATCTAAAGAGATATGCAGAGTGGTATGCCTCAGCAGGATATCATGTCATTACATTTACTTTCCCAATGTCTGAGATTCTTAGCTATCAAGTCGGGGGAAAGGCAGAGCAGGATATAGAATTGCTTGTGAACCATCTTGTTGATTGGTTGGAAGAAGAGCATGGAAAGAACTTGGTCTTCCACACTTTCAGTAACACGGGATGGTTAAC TTATGGTGTCATTTTGGAGAAGTTTCAGAAAAAAGATCCTGTTTTAATGACAAGGATCAAAGGTTGTATTGTTGATTCTGCTCCTGTAGCTGCTCCCGATCCAGAG GTATGGGCTTCTGGATTCTCTGCTGCCTTTTTGAAGAAGAATAGTGTTGCAACCAAACACATCATGACTATAAACAACAAAGATGCAGATGTGACAATAGAAACCAAAACTTCTTCGGATGCTACACCTGCAGTAACTGAAGCAGCTTTGCTAGTAGTACTGGAGAAGTTCTTTGAGGTGGTTTTGAACCTTCCCGCCGTAAATAG GAGACTTTCTGATGTTCTAGATCTATTGACATCCCAGCAACCAAGTTGCCCACAATTGTACATATACAGCAGTGCAGACAGAGTGATTCCTGCGATTTCTGTTGAGTCCTTTGTAGAGGAGCAACGAAGAATTGGTCGCAACGTTAGAGCTTGCAACTTCATTTCTACACCTCATGTTGATCATTTCAGAAATGACCCAGAATTATATACTTTACAGCTTACCCAATTTCTTGAGGACTCCGTTCTAAGCTCTTGCAAACAGTCTTCCTGA